A single Micromonospora luteifusca DNA region contains:
- a CDS encoding methyltransferase domain-containing protein, translating into MSHFATATTAPDQIAYLDAAAATAVGVEYKQRFVDALGVQPGHTVVDIGCGPGTDLGRLADAVQASGRVVGVDRDPQMVAEAGRRLADRPTVEVRAGDAHELPLADATVDRARMDRVLMHVRSPAHVLAEVRRVLRPGGVFGMAEPDWDTLAVADEDVRTSRRFARFVAGRVRHPTIGRELVRLSAQAGLQVRSVEAIAVVFRDFDTADQILGLRRNSARAVLAGELTDADVQPWLQRLAECPMLAGFTFYLVTAQA; encoded by the coding sequence ATGAGCCACTTCGCGACGGCAACCACCGCCCCGGATCAGATCGCGTACCTCGACGCAGCCGCTGCCACCGCGGTGGGTGTCGAGTACAAGCAGCGCTTCGTCGACGCTCTCGGCGTACAGCCCGGGCACACCGTGGTGGACATCGGCTGCGGCCCTGGGACCGATCTCGGACGGCTCGCCGACGCGGTTCAGGCCAGCGGCCGAGTGGTCGGAGTCGACCGCGACCCGCAGATGGTGGCGGAGGCCGGTCGGCGGCTGGCCGACAGACCAACCGTCGAGGTGCGCGCGGGCGACGCCCACGAGCTTCCGCTCGCCGACGCCACCGTGGATCGGGCCAGGATGGATCGGGTCCTGATGCACGTGCGGAGTCCCGCACACGTGCTGGCGGAGGTCCGTCGGGTGCTGCGTCCGGGTGGCGTGTTCGGGATGGCGGAGCCGGACTGGGACACCCTGGCGGTCGCGGATGAGGACGTGCGGACGAGTCGCCGCTTCGCTCGGTTCGTAGCGGGACGGGTACGGCATCCGACGATTGGTCGCGAGCTTGTCCGGTTGTCGGCCCAGGCCGGCTTGCAGGTGAGGTCGGTCGAGGCGATCGCCGTGGTGTTCCGGGACTTCGACACGGCGGACCAGATCCTGGGCCTGCGGCGCAACTCCGCTCGCGCGGTGCTGGCCGGAGAGTTGACTGATGCGGATGTCCAGCCCTGGCTTCAGCGTCTCGCCGAGTGCCCCATGCTGGCGGGCTTCACCTTCTATCTGGTCACCGCCCAAGCCTGA
- a CDS encoding helix-turn-helix domain-containing protein, whose product MANEDAAALAAVGPRLRALRQKRGTTLTQLADLTGISVSTLSRLESGSRRPTLELLLPLARAYQVALDELVDAPATGDPRVRPKPIVKHGITFLPLTRRPGGLQAFKQIFPPDPSAGERTPQTHEGYEWLYVLSGRLRLLLGDRDLTLNPGEVAEFDTRIPHLVLNPGPGTAEVLSLFGPQGERLHVRARPAAPDPPIDH is encoded by the coding sequence ATGGCAAACGAGGACGCTGCCGCGCTGGCGGCCGTCGGCCCCCGGCTGCGCGCCCTGCGCCAGAAGCGCGGAACCACGCTGACCCAGCTCGCCGACCTGACCGGCATCTCCGTGAGCACCCTGTCCCGGCTGGAATCCGGCAGTCGCCGGCCCACCCTGGAGCTGCTGCTGCCACTGGCCCGGGCCTACCAGGTGGCGCTGGACGAACTGGTCGACGCGCCGGCCACCGGCGACCCTCGCGTACGCCCCAAACCGATCGTCAAGCACGGCATCACGTTCCTGCCGCTGACCCGCCGACCGGGCGGGCTGCAGGCGTTCAAACAGATCTTCCCGCCGGACCCGTCCGCCGGGGAGCGGACCCCGCAGACCCACGAGGGGTACGAGTGGCTCTACGTGCTCTCGGGCCGGCTGCGCCTGCTGCTCGGCGACCGCGACCTGACCCTGAACCCGGGCGAGGTCGCCGAGTTCGACACCCGCATCCCGCACCTCGTGCTCAACCCCGGCCCCGGCACCGCCGAGGTCCTCAGCCTCTTCGGCCCGCAGGGGGAGCGCCTGCACGTCCGGGCCCGCCCCGCCGCGCCAGACCCTCCGATCGACCACTGA
- a CDS encoding DUF1905 domain-containing protein encodes MVFVFDAELWLWDARRAETWTFVSLPAEASQQIRELTDGSRRGFGSVRVRATVGGSTWATSIFPGGGGGVFVLPIKRAVRKAEAFDVGDIETVTVELIDM; translated from the coding sequence GTGGTCTTCGTCTTCGATGCCGAGTTGTGGCTGTGGGATGCCCGGCGCGCTGAAACCTGGACGTTCGTCAGCCTGCCAGCCGAGGCGTCGCAGCAGATCCGTGAGCTCACCGACGGATCGCGTCGGGGCTTCGGTTCGGTGCGGGTCCGGGCGACGGTCGGTGGCAGCACGTGGGCGACCTCGATCTTCCCGGGCGGTGGTGGCGGCGTGTTCGTGCTGCCGATCAAGCGCGCCGTCCGCAAGGCCGAGGCGTTCGACGTGGGCGACATCGAAACCGTGACCGTCGAACTCATCGACATGTGA
- a CDS encoding ABC transporter substrate-binding protein, giving the protein MRTTLRRVAVGLSLAALTATAAACGSATADSSDASSGTDAPAASALDGKGEVSIDFWHAMTGKNGEALTQLADQFNAKNKGRVKVNLQFKNTYDDTLSAYKAALNSGQAPDVVQVYDIGTRFMIDSKSTVPVQSFVDADKTTTADIQPNIAGYYSVDNKLYSMPFNTSMPLLYLNKTAFTKAGLDPANPPKTLDEITEAARKLTVKDANGRVTQYGFGAALYGWFLEQWTAVGNQEYCDQGNGRDGRGTTVKLATDDHVKLLAWWKKMVDEGLAPKLDSNTTTADNAFTAGTVAMTLESTGSLSGFLKSSEGKFDIATGNYPKINTTDAGGPIIGGASLWVVGKGKDDAHKRASWEFVKFLSDKDSQATWHTSTGYFPISKGALETEIDKQWVAQRPQFQTAITQLQNTPLSKATQGCLLGAMPQARKAAEQAMQAAVLSGTEPRAALEQQQEALAGPVKDYNQSVAG; this is encoded by the coding sequence GTGCGTACCACTCTGCGCCGGGTGGCGGTCGGGCTCTCGCTCGCCGCCCTCACGGCCACCGCCGCGGCCTGCGGTTCGGCCACGGCGGACAGCAGCGACGCCAGCAGCGGCACGGACGCCCCGGCCGCCAGCGCCCTGGACGGCAAGGGCGAGGTGTCGATCGACTTCTGGCACGCGATGACCGGCAAGAACGGCGAGGCGCTCACGCAGCTCGCCGACCAGTTCAACGCGAAGAACAAGGGTCGCGTCAAGGTCAACCTCCAGTTCAAGAACACCTACGACGACACGCTGTCGGCGTACAAGGCCGCGCTGAACAGTGGTCAGGCGCCGGACGTGGTGCAGGTGTACGACATCGGCACCCGCTTCATGATCGACTCCAAGTCGACGGTGCCGGTGCAGTCGTTCGTGGATGCCGACAAGACCACCACCGCCGACATCCAGCCGAACATCGCCGGCTACTACTCGGTCGACAACAAGCTCTACTCGATGCCGTTCAACACGTCGATGCCGCTGCTCTACCTGAACAAGACGGCATTCACCAAGGCGGGCCTCGACCCGGCGAACCCGCCGAAGACGCTCGACGAGATCACCGAGGCGGCCCGCAAGCTGACCGTGAAGGACGCCAACGGCCGCGTCACCCAGTACGGCTTCGGCGCCGCGCTCTACGGCTGGTTCCTGGAGCAGTGGACCGCCGTCGGCAACCAGGAGTACTGCGACCAGGGCAACGGCCGCGACGGCCGGGGCACCACCGTCAAGCTGGCCACCGACGACCACGTCAAGCTGCTCGCCTGGTGGAAAAAGATGGTGGACGAGGGCCTGGCGCCCAAGCTGGACAGCAACACCACCACCGCGGACAACGCGTTCACCGCCGGCACGGTCGCGATGACGCTGGAGTCGACCGGCTCGCTGAGCGGGTTCCTGAAGAGCTCCGAGGGCAAGTTCGACATCGCCACCGGCAACTACCCGAAGATCAACACCACCGACGCGGGTGGCCCGATCATCGGCGGCGCCTCGCTCTGGGTGGTCGGCAAGGGCAAGGACGACGCGCACAAGCGCGCCTCCTGGGAGTTCGTGAAGTTCCTGTCCGACAAGGACTCCCAGGCCACCTGGCACACCTCGACCGGGTACTTCCCGATCAGCAAGGGTGCGCTGGAGACCGAGATCGACAAGCAGTGGGTCGCCCAGCGGCCGCAGTTCCAGACCGCGATCACCCAGCTGCAGAACACCCCGCTGAGCAAGGCGACCCAGGGCTGCCTGCTCGGTGCGATGCCGCAGGCCCGTAAGGCCGCAGAGCAGGCCATGCAGGCCGCCGTGCTCAGCGGCACCGAGCCACGCGCCGCGCTGGAGCAGCAGCAGGAGGCCCTCGCCGGCCCCGTCAAGGACTACAACCAGTCCGTAGCGGGCTGA
- a CDS encoding carbohydrate ABC transporter permease has product MNRPGPVPTVLTYLWLGIAAVVLLFPVLLTVLGGFLPSNALLHQPPQLFDGDWTLENYRAAWRQPVVPLAPAFVNSLFVGLSVMLGHLITSCLAAYALVFMRSPLRRPIFWLFLATIMVPYESIVVPNALFIRSLGINDSRLSLILPFLATGFGVFMLRQAFAQFPRELREAAVIDGCGHLRFLVTILLPASRPALIGIAVWSFLQGWNMYFWPLIISSSNNSLNTLQTAVFALKDNEGGSPAVLLAGITITLVPTLLLVIFGQRWLVRGFTAGAVK; this is encoded by the coding sequence GTGAACCGACCCGGTCCGGTACCGACCGTCCTGACCTACCTGTGGCTGGGCATCGCCGCGGTGGTGCTGCTCTTCCCGGTGCTGCTCACCGTGCTCGGTGGCTTCCTGCCGTCGAACGCGCTGCTGCACCAGCCGCCGCAGCTCTTCGACGGCGACTGGACGCTGGAGAACTACCGGGCCGCCTGGCGCCAACCGGTGGTGCCGCTGGCCCCGGCCTTCGTGAACTCGCTCTTCGTCGGGCTCAGCGTGATGCTCGGACACCTGATCACGTCGTGCCTCGCCGCGTACGCCCTGGTCTTCATGCGCAGCCCGCTGCGCAGGCCGATCTTCTGGCTGTTCCTCGCCACGATCATGGTGCCCTACGAGTCGATCGTGGTGCCGAACGCGCTCTTCATCCGCTCGCTGGGCATCAACGACAGCCGGCTCAGCCTGATCCTGCCGTTCCTGGCCACCGGCTTCGGCGTGTTCATGCTGCGTCAGGCGTTCGCCCAGTTCCCCCGGGAACTGCGCGAGGCGGCCGTCATCGACGGCTGCGGCCACCTGCGGTTCCTGGTCACCATCCTGTTGCCGGCGAGCCGGCCGGCACTGATCGGCATCGCCGTGTGGTCGTTCCTGCAGGGCTGGAACATGTACTTCTGGCCGTTGATCATCTCGTCCAGCAACAACTCCCTGAACACTCTGCAGACCGCCGTCTTCGCCCTCAAGGACAACGAGGGCGGCAGCCCCGCCGTGCTCTTGGCCGGCATCACCATCACGTTGGTGCCGACGCTGCTGCTGGTCATCTTCGGCCAGCGCTGGCTCGTCCGGGGCTTCACGGCCGGCGCGGTCAAGTAA
- a CDS encoding FAD-dependent oxidoreductase, with amino-acid sequence MVGSADRQREIPVDETYDVVVVGGGAAGLSGALALSRARRSVLVIDAGEPRNAAADHVHNYLGREGSPPGELYAVGRAEVAGYGGQFRTGRVEAATRHDDGFQLSLDDGSLVRARRLLVATGLTDELPDVPGLAKRWGRDVLHCPYCHGWEVRDRRIGVLATGPLAVHQAEMWRQWSSDVLLLLHDAPAPDEETAERLAARSIAVVPGPVAEVEVTGDALTGVRLADGRSVALDAVVVATRLTPRADLLVGLGLAPEEVTMGGYVIGAQIPADATGATTVPGVWVAGNVTDLRGQVITSAAAGLTAGAAINADLIAEETRAAVDAYRQLVATAFEEPAWEERYQSRPAVWSGRPNPQLVAEVADLPPGRALDVGSGEGADAVWLAERGWQVTGVDISTVAVGRAAAHADSAGVGDRIEFTHADLREKPPAEEAYDLVSAQFMHLPPVQRRELFARLAAAVAPGGVLLIVGHHPSDLWTSAHRMHMPEMMYTAQDVAAALDPARWEVLVAEARPRSATDPNGQHITLHDAVLLARRR; translated from the coding sequence ATGGTGGGCTCAGCCGACAGACAGAGGGAGATACCGGTGGACGAGACATACGACGTCGTGGTGGTGGGCGGCGGTGCCGCAGGCCTCAGCGGAGCCCTGGCACTGAGCCGGGCCCGACGGTCGGTCCTGGTGATCGACGCCGGCGAGCCGCGCAACGCTGCGGCCGACCACGTGCACAACTACCTGGGACGGGAGGGGTCACCGCCGGGCGAGCTGTACGCGGTCGGGCGGGCCGAGGTCGCCGGGTACGGCGGGCAGTTCCGTACCGGGCGGGTGGAGGCCGCCACGCGGCACGACGACGGGTTCCAGCTCAGCCTCGACGACGGGAGCCTGGTGCGGGCACGTCGGCTACTGGTGGCCACCGGGCTGACCGACGAACTGCCCGACGTGCCCGGGCTCGCCAAGCGGTGGGGGCGCGATGTGCTGCACTGCCCGTACTGCCACGGCTGGGAGGTGCGGGACCGGCGGATCGGCGTGCTGGCGACCGGGCCGCTGGCCGTGCACCAGGCCGAGATGTGGCGACAGTGGAGCTCCGACGTGCTGCTCCTGCTGCACGACGCCCCCGCACCGGACGAGGAGACCGCCGAGCGCCTCGCCGCCCGGAGCATCGCGGTGGTGCCGGGTCCGGTCGCCGAGGTGGAGGTGACCGGGGACGCGCTGACCGGCGTACGGCTGGCTGACGGCCGGTCGGTGGCGCTGGACGCGGTCGTGGTCGCAACGCGGCTGACCCCCCGCGCGGATCTGCTGGTGGGGCTGGGCCTGGCCCCGGAGGAGGTGACGATGGGTGGGTACGTGATCGGTGCCCAGATCCCGGCGGACGCCACCGGGGCGACAACCGTCCCGGGTGTCTGGGTGGCCGGCAACGTCACCGACCTGCGCGGTCAGGTCATCACGTCCGCTGCTGCCGGCCTGACCGCCGGGGCGGCGATCAACGCCGACCTCATCGCCGAGGAGACCCGCGCCGCGGTGGACGCGTACCGGCAACTGGTGGCGACGGCATTCGAGGAGCCGGCGTGGGAGGAGCGCTACCAGTCCCGGCCCGCGGTCTGGAGTGGTCGGCCGAACCCGCAGTTGGTCGCCGAGGTCGCGGACCTGCCCCCGGGACGCGCACTGGATGTGGGTAGCGGCGAGGGCGCCGACGCGGTGTGGCTGGCCGAGCGCGGCTGGCAGGTGACCGGGGTGGACATCTCCACCGTCGCGGTGGGCCGGGCAGCCGCGCACGCCGACAGTGCCGGCGTCGGGGACCGGATCGAGTTCACGCACGCCGACCTGCGCGAGAAGCCGCCGGCCGAGGAGGCCTACGACCTGGTGTCGGCGCAGTTCATGCACCTGCCTCCGGTGCAGCGGCGGGAGTTGTTCGCCCGGCTGGCCGCGGCGGTGGCGCCGGGTGGCGTCCTGCTGATCGTCGGGCACCACCCGTCGGATCTGTGGACGTCGGCGCATCGGATGCACATGCCGGAGATGATGTACACCGCGCAGGACGTGGCCGCCGCTCTGGACCCGGCCCGCTGGGAGGTGCTGGTCGCCGAGGCCCGCCCCCGCTCGGCCACCGACCCGAACGGTCAGCACATCACCCTCCACGACGCGGTGCTGCTCGCCAGGCGGCGCTGA
- a CDS encoding nucleotidyltransferase domain-containing protein — MDSDLQRYLDDLVTAARDVLGADLVGAYAAGSVGLGAYQAGRSDVDVALVSAGTLTDTTKRALVARLRHEALPCPARGLELVAYRRGVAASGTPEPAFEVELNSGPRMPFRCTLDPADRPAADGRFWYGLDRSILHQSGLPLLGPPAGEVFADLAPADLRRLLTEALSWWLALPTPPDDQPAPGTEDAVLGACRSLVRHRDGVWLAKVAAGQRLIDAGDPAEVIRRAVAARHGAPPPTGAQARAFQQRVRDEIAA, encoded by the coding sequence GTGGACTCCGATCTTCAGCGTTACCTCGACGACCTGGTCACCGCCGCCCGGGACGTACTCGGGGCCGACCTCGTCGGCGCGTACGCGGCCGGCTCGGTGGGGCTCGGCGCGTACCAGGCCGGCCGCAGCGACGTGGACGTCGCGCTGGTCAGTGCCGGGACACTCACCGACACCACCAAGCGGGCGTTGGTGGCGCGGCTACGACACGAGGCCCTGCCCTGCCCGGCGCGCGGGCTGGAGCTGGTCGCGTACCGGCGTGGGGTGGCCGCCTCCGGAACCCCGGAGCCCGCCTTCGAGGTCGAGCTGAACAGCGGGCCACGAATGCCGTTCCGGTGCACCCTCGACCCCGCCGACCGGCCGGCCGCCGACGGCCGCTTCTGGTACGGGCTGGATCGCAGCATCCTGCACCAGAGTGGGCTGCCGCTGCTCGGCCCGCCAGCGGGGGAGGTCTTCGCCGACCTCGCCCCGGCCGACCTGCGTCGCCTGCTCACCGAGGCGCTCTCGTGGTGGCTGGCCCTGCCGACACCGCCGGACGATCAGCCCGCACCCGGTACGGAGGACGCGGTGCTCGGTGCGTGCCGGTCGCTGGTGCGGCACCGCGACGGCGTGTGGCTGGCCAAGGTCGCGGCCGGTCAGCGTCTGATCGACGCGGGTGACCCGGCCGAGGTGATCCGTCGGGCGGTCGCCGCGCGGCACGGTGCACCGCCGCCCACCGGGGCGCAGGCGCGCGCCTTCCAGCAACGGGTACGCGACGAGATCGCCGCGTAG
- a CDS encoding DivIVA domain-containing protein, giving the protein MSIGAEPHAVRDDAASRPSFELALRGYDKRQVDRHLEQLDGQITMLSGEHGRSAVRVRELTAEVQRLRTELAELREQPVQVDRASIHDLGPMVAEIMTLADKQAAMIIESATDRANELRSESERILLDTRERSAQARQDLAEELATRRSEQEQAHEERRTLAEAELTAIREHAEQLRADGEAAHERAQHEAKRITEQSAQQLNQTRVAADALMKSARTQIQQELQSARSKNQQEMAQWQASVEREVNERRTAAEQDIAEQQAAAEQELAEQRNATEQQIAELLAEAQQHVTELRNRADEQAASHQEQLTALQQEIEERQQEATELRAELDTAGQQLAEIRQEGETLENELSRMQQRLGEVRRDLTAESARLDEARRAGDAAERHAKEVRARVQREAKRVADLAAAAVMAAAAGGPETAEYPMVGARSSADRSPVDRDGGARAEGDRPGDDQFVADRSRADQSGADRASADQSGADRASADQSGADQSGGERSDGPTDVDEPAAAAAERTASPAGPTDGAVRIFTQPEAPTPVPFLAFGQPVSENGAARH; this is encoded by the coding sequence ATGTCCATCGGCGCTGAGCCGCACGCAGTACGCGACGATGCGGCCTCGCGGCCGAGCTTCGAGCTCGCCCTGCGCGGCTATGACAAACGCCAGGTGGACCGGCACCTGGAGCAGCTCGACGGTCAGATCACGATGCTGAGCGGGGAGCACGGGCGCTCCGCCGTCCGGGTCCGTGAGCTGACCGCGGAGGTGCAACGACTGCGTACCGAACTGGCCGAACTACGGGAGCAACCAGTGCAGGTGGACCGCGCCTCGATCCACGACCTGGGCCCGATGGTCGCCGAGATCATGACGCTCGCCGACAAGCAGGCCGCAATGATCATCGAGTCGGCCACCGACCGGGCGAACGAACTGCGCAGCGAGTCGGAGCGGATTCTGCTCGACACCCGCGAGCGGTCCGCACAGGCACGGCAGGACCTGGCCGAGGAGCTGGCGACCCGGCGTTCCGAGCAGGAACAGGCGCACGAGGAGCGGCGCACCCTGGCCGAGGCCGAGTTGACCGCCATCCGCGAGCACGCGGAGCAGTTGCGTGCCGACGGTGAGGCAGCGCACGAGCGCGCCCAGCACGAGGCGAAGCGGATCACCGAGCAGAGCGCGCAGCAGCTCAACCAGACCCGGGTCGCCGCCGACGCGTTGATGAAGTCGGCCCGTACCCAGATCCAGCAGGAGCTCCAGTCGGCCCGCTCCAAGAACCAGCAGGAGATGGCCCAGTGGCAGGCCAGCGTGGAGCGGGAGGTCAACGAGCGGCGGACCGCCGCCGAGCAGGACATCGCCGAGCAGCAGGCCGCCGCCGAGCAGGAACTCGCTGAGCAGCGCAACGCGACCGAGCAGCAGATCGCTGAGCTGCTGGCCGAGGCACAGCAGCACGTGACCGAGCTGCGCAACCGGGCCGACGAGCAGGCTGCCAGCCACCAGGAGCAGCTCACCGCCCTGCAACAGGAGATCGAGGAGCGCCAGCAGGAGGCCACCGAACTGCGAGCCGAGCTGGACACCGCCGGTCAGCAGCTGGCCGAGATCCGCCAAGAGGGCGAGACGCTGGAGAACGAGCTGTCGCGGATGCAGCAGCGACTCGGCGAGGTCCGCCGCGACCTCACCGCCGAGAGTGCCCGGCTGGACGAGGCCCGCCGGGCCGGGGACGCCGCCGAGCGGCACGCCAAGGAGGTACGCGCCCGGGTGCAGCGGGAGGCGAAGCGGGTGGCGGACCTCGCCGCCGCCGCGGTCATGGCCGCGGCAGCCGGTGGTCCGGAGACCGCCGAGTACCCGATGGTGGGTGCCCGCTCCAGCGCCGACCGGTCCCCCGTCGATCGGGACGGGGGTGCGCGGGCCGAGGGCGACCGACCCGGCGACGACCAGTTTGTTGCTGATCGGTCGAGAGCCGACCAGTCCGGTGCCGACCGGGCCAGTGCCGATCAGTCCGGTGCCGACCGGGCCAGTGCCGATCAGTCCGGTGCCGACCAGTCCGGCGGTGAGCGCTCGGACGGGCCGACCGACGTGGACGAGCCGGCGGCCGCAGCCGCCGAGCGGACGGCCTCCCCGGCCGGGCCCACCGACGGTGCTGTGCGGATCTTCACCCAACCCGAGGCCCCGACGCCCGTGCCGTTCCTGGCCTTCGGGCAGCCCGTCAGCGAGAACGGCGCCGCCCGGCACTGA
- a CDS encoding dihydrolipoyl dehydrogenase family protein, with the protein MTDRPEEFDLLVVGGGKAGKTLSMDVARSGQRVAMVERGMIGGSCINVACIPTKALVTSARAARHLRGASALGLAVEGGRVDVDLLRAHKQDVVEGMVAANRQQFLDSGLHLVIGQARFVGPRTVRVSLANGGERLLSGADVVINTGTRPHLPAVPGMAEAGVLTSETLLRLDRLPARLVVLGGGTVGVEFAQMFASFGSMVTLIEGGPRLLTREDPDVSDAVLRLFLDDGIDVRVGVAVARIDRDVAGTVRVTLDDGSLVTGDDVLVAVGREPVTDGLGLDVAGVRLNERGFVVVDEHLRTSAERTWAAGDVAGSPQFTHVALDDYRIIRENLAGGQRSTVDRLIPYTVFTTPELARVGLTETEARRAGHDIQVAHLPVAAIPRARTLRQTEGMWKAIVDTRTDRILGAALLGAEAGEVITSVQLAMLAGMPWTALRDAIITHPTMTEGLNLLFASLRSRPVR; encoded by the coding sequence GTGACCGACCGACCGGAGGAGTTCGACCTGCTCGTCGTGGGCGGCGGCAAGGCCGGAAAGACGTTGAGCATGGACGTCGCCCGGTCCGGGCAGCGGGTCGCGATGGTCGAACGCGGCATGATCGGCGGCAGCTGCATCAACGTCGCGTGTATCCCGACGAAGGCGCTGGTGACCAGCGCGCGGGCGGCACGTCACCTGCGGGGCGCGTCCGCGCTCGGCCTGGCGGTCGAGGGCGGCCGGGTCGACGTGGACCTGTTGCGTGCGCACAAGCAGGACGTCGTCGAGGGGATGGTGGCCGCCAACCGGCAACAGTTCCTCGACTCCGGCCTGCACCTGGTGATCGGCCAGGCCCGGTTCGTCGGCCCGCGGACCGTACGGGTGTCGCTCGCCAACGGCGGCGAGCGGTTGTTGAGCGGCGCCGACGTGGTGATCAACACGGGTACCCGCCCGCATCTGCCGGCGGTGCCCGGGATGGCCGAGGCGGGGGTGCTGACCAGCGAGACGCTGCTGCGCCTGGACCGGCTGCCGGCCCGACTGGTGGTGCTCGGCGGCGGCACCGTCGGGGTCGAGTTCGCGCAGATGTTCGCGTCGTTCGGCAGCATGGTGACGCTGATCGAGGGTGGCCCACGACTGCTCACCCGCGAGGATCCCGACGTGAGCGACGCGGTGCTGCGCCTCTTCCTCGACGACGGCATCGACGTACGCGTCGGCGTCGCGGTCGCCCGCATCGACCGTGACGTCGCCGGCACGGTCCGGGTGACGCTGGACGACGGCAGCCTGGTGACCGGAGATGACGTGCTGGTGGCGGTCGGTCGGGAACCGGTGACCGACGGGCTCGGCCTCGACGTGGCCGGCGTACGGCTCAACGAGCGTGGCTTCGTGGTGGTCGACGAGCACCTGCGCACCAGCGCCGAGCGCACCTGGGCGGCCGGGGACGTCGCCGGCAGCCCCCAGTTCACCCACGTCGCGCTGGACGACTACCGGATCATCCGGGAGAACCTCGCGGGGGGACAGCGCAGCACCGTCGACCGACTGATCCCGTACACCGTCTTCACCACCCCGGAGCTGGCCCGGGTCGGCCTCACCGAGACCGAGGCGCGCCGCGCCGGGCACGACATCCAGGTGGCCCACCTGCCGGTCGCCGCAATCCCCCGGGCGCGCACCCTGCGCCAGACCGAGGGCATGTGGAAGGCGATCGTCGACACCCGCACCGACCGGATCCTCGGCGCCGCGCTGCTCGGCGCCGAAGCCGGTGAGGTGATCACCTCGGTGCAACTGGCCATGCTCGCCGGGATGCCGTGGACCGCCCTGCGCGATGCGATCATCACCCACCCGACCATGACCGAGGGTCTCAACCTGCTCTTCGCCTCGCTGCGGTCCCGTCCGGTCCGCTGA
- a CDS encoding carbohydrate ABC transporter permease has translation MTAPTLLAASPAARTDRPPGRTRRAAAPARARETALGLLFALPGLAGLGIFVIFPLFQAVYLATRGNDILGNPTRSVGLAHFQELLTPEFGQVLWQTLVFTVLVVVPGVLLPLALAAPMTQRLPGMRVFRTAFALPFAYSVSAASVVWLIMLNPGISPVNWALGLLGVPAPNWTTEPGWAMATVVGVTVWMVSGFNLLVLAAGLAGVDEEVLEAARMDGATGPRQFVSIVLPMISPSLFFAVVTTTLAALQALGQVQIMTDGGPNGHTRTLVYSIFDNAFHNNNSNFGLASAQGLVLLVIGVLIAVVQFGVLERRVHYR, from the coding sequence GTGACAGCTCCAACTCTGCTCGCGGCCAGTCCCGCCGCCCGCACCGATCGGCCACCCGGCCGGACCCGCCGGGCCGCCGCGCCGGCGCGGGCACGCGAGACGGCACTCGGCCTGCTGTTCGCCCTTCCCGGCCTGGCGGGCCTGGGCATCTTCGTGATCTTCCCGCTGTTCCAGGCGGTTTACCTGGCCACCCGGGGCAACGACATCCTCGGCAACCCGACCCGGTCGGTGGGGTTGGCGCACTTCCAGGAGTTGCTGACGCCGGAGTTCGGCCAGGTGCTCTGGCAGACGCTGGTCTTCACCGTGCTGGTGGTGGTGCCCGGCGTGCTGCTGCCGCTCGCGCTCGCCGCGCCGATGACCCAACGACTGCCCGGCATGCGGGTCTTCCGGACCGCCTTCGCTCTGCCGTTCGCCTACTCGGTCTCAGCGGCCAGCGTGGTCTGGCTGATCATGCTGAACCCCGGGATCTCGCCGGTGAACTGGGCGCTGGGTCTGCTCGGCGTTCCCGCGCCGAACTGGACCACCGAGCCGGGTTGGGCGATGGCCACGGTCGTCGGCGTCACCGTGTGGATGGTGTCCGGGTTCAACCTGCTCGTGCTCGCCGCCGGCCTGGCCGGCGTCGACGAGGAGGTGTTGGAGGCGGCCCGGATGGACGGTGCGACCGGCCCTCGGCAGTTCGTCAGCATCGTGCTGCCGATGATCTCGCCGAGCCTGTTCTTCGCCGTGGTGACCACCACGCTGGCCGCACTTCAAGCGCTCGGCCAGGTGCAGATCATGACCGATGGCGGGCCCAACGGGCACACCCGCACGCTGGTCTATTCGATCTTCGACAACGCGTTCCACAACAACAACAGCAACTTCGGGCTGGCCAGCGCGCAGGGCCTGGTGCTGCTGGTGATCGGCGTGCTGATCGCCGTGGTGCAGTTCGGCGTCCTCGAGAGGCGGGTGCACTACCGGTGA